In Actinomycetota bacterium, the DNA window GGGCGCCTTCCTCTCTCCGATCGACGAGGAGACGGCGGCGGCGGAGAACGTTCGCGTGGTCACGTACGACCGACCCGGCTACGGACGCTCGACCCCGAAGCCCGGTCGCCGAGTGGTCGATGGTCCTGCCGACGCCGAATTGGTGCTCGACGCATGGGACGTTGAGGGGTGCGCGA includes these proteins:
- a CDS encoding alpha/beta hydrolase — encoded protein: MEHGNPGAFLSPIDEETAAAENVRVVTYDRPGYGRSTPKPGRRVVDGPADAELVLDAWDVEGCA